The genomic stretch gccgcggcggcgggggcgggtgcCGGGGCGCGGGACCGGCTGGCGGGGCTCGccccgcaggcggcggcgctggccgcggcgcgggcggccgccgACGACGGCCGCAGGCAGGCCGGCGCCGACGAGTCGCTCCGCAAGGCCATGTACCTCAGCTGCTGGGGCCCCAGCTGAGAGGATAAGGCCGTTTTGTGAATGTGACGGGGCGGCGGATGGGTGGGACAGGCGGTCGGTGTAGGGGCCTCGGCCTTTGCGGATGCTCAATGGCCGGACCGGGCCTGCTGGGGCCTTTGATGAACTCGCGATCGCGAGATGCGTTGAGGGGTTCGGTGATTTGGGATTAACATCTGGGAAATTTGTGGGATCATCAAAAGGGTTACTGTACTGTAATCTTGTACATATGCTTCCTGTAGATATCGAATGGAactagggaaaaagaaaaaaaaatctttcggCTACTTTCTCTCTGGAACTTTCGATCGATCAGTCAGAGCAAACGCTGTCGAGTTTGAGCGATTAGAGCTCTCTGCCAAAGTGCCAAGTGTCCAGCGTCGAGCAACCATGTCAAAACGAAGGGCGGGAGCGGAGTTCGTGTCGCTCCGGCCCGGgcatcacaaattcacaagGATTTGTATATAACAACTTTTTAAGTTCGTCGATCAATCACGTAGCCGGCATCCTGATGGATCGGCACAGCAACGCGTTGAGTTGAGCCCGGCGCCGGCCGAACAGACTCCTACGAGCCCATGACCAGGCAGCACTTGGGCGAACGCCGATCTCGGCTTCAAACTCTGAAGTTCAGGCGGGTTCCGTTCCTACCGCAGATAATTTCAGGCAAGCAAGCGGCTCGATGGACCGATGGCCGGGCAGGGGACGGGACGTACGCGATTACCCACACCGCACGAGGACGTCGCAGAGGTGCGCCTCCCGCCGCCCGAACAGGTCGCAGCTGCCCCAACCGTTGGCCGCACGGGTTCAGAGTTCATCGGAGAAGTCGGCCGCACGGGCACCAACCGTTTTGGCGCAGATCCTAAGGTCCGGTAAGGCCTGGCAACGCAGCCGCGAATCCCCTAGTCGATCACTCGCCGTCCTCTCCTCGATTCGTCACCACTCACCCCGCGCGCATCATTCCTTCGCGAGCCGCGCGGCACCGGAGCTCGACACGGCGACAGGATCGCACCGGGGAGAGCGAGGCAGCGAGCGCGAGGGACATGCCGCGACAAGCGACGGATATGATTGACTCGCGTCGGACAACGATGCGGAGCTGGAGCCTGACGCGGTTGGCTTTTGGCCTGCGCCGGCTTTTTCACGTGGTGTCACGTGACGCTGGGCCACCGCGGTCGCGTCCCGGGACGGGTggcgcgacgcgacgcgaccgAGTGACGGAAACGAAGCATGGGCGAGAGAGAGGGCAAACGACGCGACGGGACCCCCACGCCGTGGTCTCCAGGACGCGTGCTCGCGGCCGGTGCATGCACCGCGCGTGCGCCGTCGCTCCAGCTCCTGCAATACGTCCGGAGAGCCAAGAGTGGGAGCAAGATTGCAAGTCTGCAAGAGCAAGTAAGCAACTCTCACTCAGCGGCTGGCATCATGCGTGCCGTCATTGGCGGAGGCCGGTGGCCGTAGCGGCTCTCCTTATCTCCTACGTTCCTGGGCTGGCAGTGGCAGGAGTCAACGAAACTTGCGTTGGCAACGACTCCAACCGCGGCGTACGTTGATCCGGCACACCACGTGCCCTCAATTTAGGCGTCGTGGAGAGGGTTCTATAGCGTGCCTACCGCCTAGCTCTAGCTGAACCGTATACGAATCGTTCCACAAGCTTCCAATGCTCCACGAAGCATATGATAGGAAAAGAGGGTGCAAGACCTCAGGCCTGATGTAGTGATGTTGTGTGGGATCGAACCTACCTGGAAGCCTGGATAACCATGATTTTTATACGGTATCAAAGTTAACATGATTCTGAAACTCCCAATCCATCCAACTAACGAACGAGTGAGAGATTTTTAGAAGTAATCTCTTCTCGTTTATAAAGCCCAACAGGCTATAGCCCATGTGCTATTTCGAAACTCCTACGCACAGCCAAGAAACACCACATACCCAGAGAATTGGGCCCATAAAAGAGGTGGCACCCGCAGCCCATTAACCACCACGCATCGCGCGCGGATATGAGAAGCCCAGGCCCATATTCACAACAGcagaagaactgaagaagcGACCAACATCCTCCCGAAGAAGACCGACACTCCAACAGCCTCGAGATCATTAGACCATTACCACCAATCGCAATATAGTACGTAGTAGCAGTAGAGTAAAAGAATACTGTGCTCAGGTTTGCATCTAACCACCGTGCGATAATCGCCTACAATACCCACGCCAATCAAACGCTGCGTACAAAGAATATCacgcacgccgccggccgcaccaccaACGCGAGCCGTGCGTCACACATCCACACAGCTCAGACGTTGTCGGGCAGGTCGAAGTGCTGGACGCCGAGCACCTGCAGCGCGGCGTTCTGGACGAAGAGGACAACGCCGCACTTGGCGGCGCGGAAGCCGTCCCAGAGCGGGAACTGGACGGTCCCGGACACGGACTTCTTCGCGGAGGCGccctcccgcaccgccgccaccttctccaGGCGGCGCACCACGTGGTCGTTCAGCAGAGACTTGCCCTTGTTCTCGCCGCGCCCGCAGTCCGTCACCAGCCCGCTCTCGTACAGCGCCACCAGCAcgctcgcgccgccggcgccctccaCGCGGCTGCGCAGGGTGCCCGTGAACGACGCCTGCAGCGTCGTCGGGTTCGGCCGCTGGAACGTCGCCTGCACGTTACGTAACGTACGCGGATCAGAACAGATCAGGTCGTGGTTTCAACGGTGCATCTACAGTGACAGTGACACCGCATCTACAGAACCCAGATGTATCCGGTAGATCTGAATTACTGTTCATTGCAGATCCGGCATAAGAACAGTGGCTGATGAGACGTTCTACAGCAACAGGCAATCAGATATCCTGGTTGTCGCTTCTTAAATTTGCAGACCGCTTTGAACACTTTCTACATGATCCAACAATCCGTATCCGTGTAGATGACAAGGTGGCAATGGCAACAGGATCGGATGTGCAAGGAAGTTGTAATTACAGTACCTTCATGGCGGGCGCCGGGTATCGCGGCGCGTCGCGGACGGCCTGCGCGAGCGCGTCCTGCTCGGTGCCGACGCAGTGCGCACGGCCCTGCACGACGACCTGCGGCGTGAAGAGCGTGTCGAGGCGGAGCGCCTCCACGTAGGCCTTCTGGCGCACGGTCCAGGCGCTGGACGCGAAGGGGTCCTTCCACCCGCTGTGGTCCCAGTAGTCCACGTGGAACGCCAGCACCACCacggccggcccgccgccgccgccttcctgcTGAGCCGCGGAGTCCTGCGCCAGCCGCGCCGCCACGGCGTCGGCCTCGGGCGACGCCCCGCACCCCTGCGACGCGAACAGCTCCAACAGCACCGGCCCCGGGgctacctgctgctgctgctgctggtcctcCTGCTCgtccggcgccgacgccgtcgcgccgcccctccGGCCAAAGCACGCCAGCAGCCGCGGCGCCATCGATGGTTGTAGGCTAGCTAGTATCTGCCTTAGCTAGCgagctgccggcgccggcggtagTGGTGCAGCTGGCGAGGGAACGTCGTGGCGAAGGGAATGAGGGAAGATCAAGTGACGAGCTCGCTCGCGTGGTGGCGTGTGGCGGGCAAGTAGTAGGTGTCCCGGACGGTATGGTgtgtggtggcctggtgggatAGATGATTGGTGGGTGGAACTGAAcgtggcggtggcgacggcaaCAGGACACCAGCCTGTCAGCACGCAACCCCTCTTGGTGTTGGAACTTCGCCGGCTGGCCGCCATGTGTGTGTTCGTGCCCGCCTAACCTCCCAGCTCCAGCCTCTTCTTTACTTTGTTTTCTCGCATTCTACCTTTTCCGCCGCAGACTTTGCATTTCTAAATCTGGTTTCACCGGTTCAGTGCGATCCGTGAACAGATTATTCTGTGGCCATGTTCCTTTGGGGAatggaaggaggaagaggagaaccCGCTTTTGCTTTCACGATCGGCGCGATGCTTTGCTTGGTCCGGTGTGTTTTgtgggcgcggccgcggcgggcaccGTGTCGGCGAGTGGTTGGATCCGCCGCCGGGGTGGCTGTAATTTTTTAACATACAAACAGCAAGACCACGTTTGAGCCGCTGCTGAATGCTAATCAATCATTGCCACTAGATTACAGTAGTAGCCAGTCGTGCGTCTATTACGTGTATGCTGGTTGGGGTTAGCAGACGAGCCTACAGAGTACAGACAGTGCTGTGGGTGTCGCTGCCGGTTTAGTTTTACACGTTCGCTGTTCCTGCGTGATCGTCACGGTGCAGTTCGTGGAGTTTTGTGTCGATCAGATACCGACCACGGCTGGCTTCGACACTATGAAACTTGCGGAGACAGCGATCGGATTTTAATTGGGGTGCGGTGGCGAGTGTGGCCGTGCACCTGATCGTACATCGACGTCCG from Setaria italica strain Yugu1 chromosome II, Setaria_italica_v2.0, whole genome shotgun sequence encodes the following:
- the LOC111256292 gene encoding uncharacterized protein LOC111256292 is translated as MAHMSRVWAAATVAAVRAQRERAPSAAAAGAGAGARDRLAGLAPQAAALAAARAAADDGRRQAGADESLRKAMYLSCWGPS
- the LOC101785046 gene encoding uncharacterized protein LOC101785046, translated to MAPRLLACFGRRGGATASAPDEQEDQQQQQQVAPGPVLLELFASQGCGASPEADAVAARLAQDSAAQQEGGGGGPAVVVLAFHVDYWDHSGWKDPFASSAWTVRQKAYVEALRLDTLFTPQVVVQGRAHCVGTEQDALAQAVRDAPRYPAPAMKATFQRPNPTTLQASFTGTLRSRVEGAGGASVLVALYESGLVTDCGRGENKGKSLLNDHVVRRLEKVAAVREGASAKKSVSGTVQFPLWDGFRAAKCGVVLFVQNAALQVLGVQHFDLPDNV